From the genome of Alicyclobacillus sp. SO9:
CAAAATTTTCCACAAGCGCTAGTGCGACATCCTGTGAGTCAGCTACTATGGGACCGACCACCAGTACATTGTTCCGACGAACTCCGAAACCAAACCCTATAACATTGTTTTTCGCATTCCTTATGAGATAACCACGTTCTATATTTGCAAAGAGAACTGTATATAACTCACTTCGATTTGCGCCAAATACCGTCTCATCTAGCGCAATAAGCTCATTGAGATCGTCTGCTCCAACATGGTTAACTTCAAAGAACTCGTTAACCTTCATGTGTCTAAGAGGCTTATTCACTTCAAAGCGATGTATATTCCCGATTGTTTGAAACCCAATCGATTCATATAGAGGGAAACCCTGTTCCGTTGCCACTAGCATCACAGGCGCGCCGACTCGTTCGGCTTCAATCAAACAATGCTTGACGATACTTTTTCCAAGTCCTTTTCGTTGGAAATCCGAATGAACAATGACGACACCCAAGGAAGCCAGAGTAGAATTGTAGATGTAAATTCCCGCACTTGTAACTAAGTTCCCTTCAAACCGATAACCAAACATCTTACCAGCAGGGGAAATAAACAAATTTGTATGCCCTGTCGTAAAGTTCCATCCAACACTTTGAGCTAAATTCTGAAGAGCAGGACCGTCATCCTTAGTTATCATGTCGATTGCAAAATCTTGATACATTGCTCTGACTCCTTCCTACAGCAGAAGTTTTACTATATTTATCCACAAGAAAGTATAGCAACTTTGTCGGTAAACTGCCCGTTAGCTACATTTCCATTTTATAGAACGAACGAATAAATATCCATATTTAAACACAAAATCTCTACCTGTACTCACTAGAGACTCGCGACACTCAATTAAGTCATACAAAAGAAACCCCAGGGCACAGGATTGTACCATGGGGTCAAAGAGTTACCAACTTTATTGTTCGTGATCATATACATTTTTCTGTATCTAAATTCATTCGTCTCACTAACTCTGCGAAAAGGTCTCACCCTATTTGCGAAACATCTCACTAATTATGCAAAATCACACCCACGCGGGAGCGTGGATTGAAATACCTTCATGATTACACCTCCCTAAATAGGGGTGACGTCGCTCCCCACGCGGGAGCGTGGATTGAAATTTGAATATTTTCTATAATTACGTGTAGAATTGGTCCAGTCGCTCCCCACGCGTGAGCGTGGATTGAAATAGCACATGCAAGAAACCCAGCACCACATGTTAAAAGCGTCGCTCCCCACGCGGGAGCGTGGATTGAAATTGGACTCTCGTATACTGTTCACCGGCCCCCGCTGTCGCTCACCACGCGGGAACGTGGATTGAAATTCGTGATTGGATGTACAGCAATTGGCGGATCGGCGTGTCGCTCCCCACACGGGAGCGTCTGTATCCATCAAAACAGTCTCAGCATGGCACAATGATCTGCTCCCTTAAGAGAGAACCTATAGACCAACTTCTTGCTATAGTCTTCTACAAATTTCTTACTAGACAATCACTATAAACTACTTGGCTTATGTATTACGTGCACGAATGCCCTAAACAAAATTCACTAGAAAGAGCATTGCTTTATTACCTGAGACCATAATTACTTCTTTGTGTTACAGATAGAATCTTGATGTAACAATACAGTGTTTTACGGTAAGTTGCAGCAACCATAGTGTGCTTTCATGCACATAGAAGAACCCTAAGTACTGAGGATGTACCTAGGGTCACAAACCATTGTTCTTCTTATGCATTTTTCTGTATCTAAATTCATTTGTCTCACTAATTCCGCGAAAACGTCTCACCTTATTTGCGAAAAATCTCAATAATTATGCGAAATCACAAATGTGGGTTATAATTACAAACGGCACAAATCAGCCACTAAAATGAGGTGAATTTCAATGTTCAAATGGCATTTTGTATATCATGAAACGGCATAAACTGTAGTTTATATACTATAAAGTGACACAAACTGTATTGTACGCTCATTGCAAAAGACTTTCCCTTACTAATTCCATGTTCCTCTGAATACGATACTTAGCATCATGTAGAGCTTTTACCAATACCGGATAGTAATATCCGATATGATCCGGGACGTCTGCATATCTCAAGACGTCCTGTATGGATGCAGATTGATTCTGAGAGATGATCGCACCAGTAGCAATCTCTATCCGTACCCTACATTCCTCAACCTTGCGTTGCAGTTGCCGCTGCCTGCTGAGGTCAAACACTTCCTTTATCCAATCATTTAATTGAGGGCAATGACGTTTCACTGTTGGTGGCGATGCACCAATGTATTCAAATACATCCTTGACGTATATTATTGTTTCATCAGCTTCCTTACTTCCGACAAACTCCTTCGCCCGATCCCACCACTGTTGTATCGTTAGTTCTCTCAATATCTTCTTCTGCTGTTCTATCTCTTTCCATATATATTCCCGATAGGGGGTCGATTTAACTGTAACATTTCTCAAAAAGGAAGCATTTAGACGACGAATAACTTCATTCATTGTGATCTCAATGCTTAAACGTTTCATTTCCTCAATTTCTTGAACTAATTTGTCCATAAAGTAATCATTAGCTGGTCTCGCAAGATCATCTTGAATGTTCACAGTCCCATGTATATCTCCGGAAAAGTACCATCTTTGAATGACGTCTAATGAGCGATAGTAATGAAATTGTGTCCGTGTCCAGGAGAATAATACCCATGCCGACTTGGATTTTTCCTTTGTATCACTTGAGTAAATCAATCGGAATCGCCGCATCAATTCTTTTTCCGAGAGGGTAGGCGGCCTAAGTCTATCGTTCAAGAACTTAGGTAGTAATTCGTGTGCAACAATGTAGCCTACCAAACGCTGAATTGTTGACATACCTATCGCATAGGTTTCTCGAATATATTCATACGAAAGACCGTTAACCAGGCATTTGCGAATTACATTTATTCTTTCAATATCGGGTCGCACAGCTACCCATTGAGATGTAGGATCATAACCGTATTCCATGTAACAACCCATACAGACTGCAGGCTGGATATACTTTATGGCACCTCGCTGATGATACTGGCGATGGCCGACCGATGGTGCGCCATTACAAAATCGGCCTGGTGTTCTCATCCCCTTGTTGCTTCCATGAAACCCACACCAAGGAGTGGAACATGCCCCCGCCTCCTTTATGCTCGCAACAGCTAGGTTAGAACCAGAGAAACTGTCTGGAACGGTCATCGATGGAAAATTTTGAGGTTCTATATTTCGACAACGCAAAATATTGAGTAGGGTACTTATTTTTGGAGGATATCCTTGCTCGTTATCATTCAAATAATGAAGAAATGCTGAAACCGTTCCAGCGCTTATGCCAACAACGTTGTTGCGATCCCACATCTCGGCCTGCCCCGTTGCGATATAAAGAAGTTTGACGGTGAAGGATTGTGTAAGTGACCTATCACCGAGTCGCTGTATAAACTCCCCACCACTCTGATGAAGGAATCTCCATTGATTCTGTAATTCCATTTGCTCTTCGAATGTATCCGATTTGGAAATATCAGATGAACGGTTCAAAGAAAAATTATACCCACACCAGTTACATAGGAAACCTGCTAATGTCTTAGCTGCGTACGGTTGAGGTCTGCCAAAGTAACTGGTAGACCCCATTTTCCTTCAGACAGGCGGGGCAAAAACGACGATGTTGCACATCAATATCTCTTTGCAAGGTTAATTTTACATTCGCTGATTCGGGTTCCTTGTAATCGAAGAACTTCTTAATTAACGGCTGGAAAGTAAGAGCATTCAAAACCACAGGACTTACACCCGTCAATTCACTAAGGGATTCCAACGGTACATACCGACTTGGAATGAAATCAAGCCGATAGTAATCTCTCCTTCGTAGGTCGTCACTGGTCACTTCCAGCATCCGCAAAATGTCTTTGAGTTGTCTTGAATTTCGATTAGCTACCGTAGAAAGAAAAGATGTAAGGGATTCTCCTGTCTTGGGCTGGGGTCTGACAGTAAAACTTCTCATCATTCCTTTGACCCTTCCTGTCGTTACTATCAGACACATATTCGATGCTGACGCAAAAAAACTAATCACTCTGTCATTTCTTTAATATTGCGATTATGCTCTACCATTCGTTCGTGGATATATGCCGTAATCTCAGGTGCGATTCTCCATAAAACCGTACGACTAGTTTCAATTATATTATACAATGACCCAGACGTAAGGATAGTGGTCAGATTTTGTGACAAGTAGTTTTCGATCTTTTGATATATCTCATCTTTTCGACGTTGCGTTCTTTGTTCCCATTGAAATTTCTTTGCTTCAGCAATCAAATCGTTATCACCCCAATTCCGAATCGTCTCCGCACATACCCCTACAGTGTTGCAAACCGCAGCAATCGTAATATCCCGATCGTTCTTCATGAATTCATCCAGCACTTCCCGAACTTTTTCCCGTTTTACTATACCGTCTGAACGTTTCCACGGTCGAGGACGTTTCAACCCAATCAAAGCACGCATCACTTGCGGGTGAAATCGATACACAAGAAACTGTTGATAGCTATCCCAGCAATCCCACTGTTGGATGGTTTTCCATGTCGTTCCGTGACAAACGGCCGCAAAAACCCGTTCAAGCAGTGAACTGTCCACCACCAGCGACTCACTCCATTGATCGAGTTCCACTCGGGTGCAAAAATAAGCCAGGCATCGGCGGGTTTTCTCCTCAGTAAATCCGATACTACGTGCCAAACCCTTCATACCATTTAGTGAAGTATTCGTGCCCGTCAGCGCCTGATATCCTTCGATAAAGTAGGTTCGCTCTTCAAGCTGCCCGTCTTCATTAATGGCATATTCACAACCGCACTCCGTACAGGCAAGATAATAAAACAAAGTCTTACCAGACTTACGGCGCTTTAGGGTCGTTCCCGTTTTCACGAGCGTACCTGGGCTCTGATGCCCGTCACACCAGGGAGCAAGGCAAGATAGTTGTTCTAATCGCCGAACAACACCTTTACGTACTGAAACAGCAAAACTGCCCGGAACGCCGACCTGAAGAAATTCATTCATGGATACCTGATTTCTATAAAGCGAATTAAGCAAGAATGAAAGATGGAGGGTTCTTTTTTGCGACAGGCTACCCCGTGCGTGTTGAAGAAGTGTTGGTAATACTGATGCCACCTTCTCCTCGGCAAGTTTCCGATTAAAATGTAGCTGCCGCCCACATAGCAAATAAAGAAGGCGCATGGCAACGTCGTGAGAGTCGATCAGAGAGCCACCGGGTTCTAGCAACCTATACAACGCTTCATAGGTCCAGTGCTGTTGCTCTAGTTCGTCACCGACAATTGCTCGTGTTTGATTTTTAGTAAGTAGAAATCCGCAATAGGGACACACGTCCAGAAATTCGATATCCTTAAATTTAATTTGTTTTTTACAGGCAGGACAGTGTTCAACAAGGTAAACGTTGTGTTCAACACAGGACGTAACAAGGCTCATCTTCCACAGTAAGCGATAGTGTTTTGTCTCCTTCAAACACTGAGGGCAAAATCGGTACTTGTCCAGTAGCAGCCCCGACATAAAGCGTGACCGTCGAATTTCCTCATTTACACCGAATCGGGTTAGTAAGGGATGAAATGTAGTGTGTAACAGCTCCTCAACGGTGAGACCAGCTAACCTTGAAAAGCTCTCTGTATCTATTATACTTCTGGGAGACACATCAAGAAGGCTAAGATCCGCTCTCTGTATATACTTTGTCCCCCAAATCCTAACAGAGTTCAAAAGCGACAAAACTGGGATGCCATTTTTGTCGGCGAAGCGAAGTACATAGCCCCAGAATGACTCTGCAAAGAATGGTTTGGGACGAGCTCTAAAAACCGTGTTCCCCATTTATAACAACTCCCAGTACGGAATGGAATTAGTTATTTCCAATATGGGTCAATTCATAACACGACACTGGTGACCCTGGATAAGAAATATCCGACAGTGGTATCATGGGTAGACGACACCTCATGTCTCGTTAGCTGGTGACGGGGGATGAGCCCGCCTCAGCTGCTTGGATCGTTATTAGACCAACTTGCTAACACTATGTACTTAACGGGGGGCTTTCTTCTCCCCTAACCGGTCACACAAAGGTTGATTCGGCTACCTGAATTATCATGTGGAGGACCGAAGACATCATTGCAAAAACATAGTTGACACCGTGCAGACAGAACACTGTATATGCAGGGCTTTGGCTATGTCATGTTGGTGAATTAGCAGGGGATAAAGGCGCTGATAGAACACTTAATGGAGGAATAATGATATGCATGATGTTTGTTTTGCCAACTACAAAGAAATAACCAAACATCTGAAATACCAGAAGTCAAGTTCTGCCGATGAAGTCATTGAAATCGTAAAACACTCCTATGAAAACAAGAATGGAGATCCTGATAGTTCGCATTTTGTAGGAGAGAAAGGACGGTATCGGGACAGAGAAACATGGATTGAAGGAGATATTTTGGTAAAGGACCTAGTAAGAGTTTCAATGTATCCAGAGGCACCGTGGGCAAAATACTTAACCAATAGCACCCGAGCTCCCGCTCAAGCCAATGACAAGTCTTTTCGTAATGGGTTAGAACGCTTACAAAGCCTAGAGTCATCTCAATACGCCGATCACTATGCGAAGGTTCATGGGATATATGAAGCTCTACGAGAAGGTTCTTTTCCAAATGAATTGCGTTACGTCACTATACTGCAATGGCAATTAGTTGAACCATTTGTTCAAGATGGAAACCACAGACTTCTTGCATTAGCAAAACATAACTTAGACAACGTAATCAAATGTTATGTAGGTTACAATGCACAGGACAGTCTCTTGCCATCATCTGTTTGACTGAATCAGACAAATAACACGGCCCATCGGTACAGGATAAAGCAAGAATAGTCATAGAGCAAACTTTTAGACTGCCTTGAGAGACGGAATTTTAACCGGATATTTTCAAACACCGCCCCTTCAAGCGGACTATCCTGCGTTCCTGATTTACCCCATATTTCGTCTCTATGCTTATACTGATTGAATCGCTATTCCCTGTCACCTGTATTGGCAATCCCCCGGCTCACCTGCATTGCATAGTTGTCCCAATATGCAAATCGACTTTTCAGAAAATCCTTTCTCTCTTTCGTTAGTAATCGATTACGTTCTGCTGCGGCCTCTTTACTATGGATTAAGGCGTGATACGGTGCAAGGCTAGGGCCAAGCTCTAAAGTTGGCGGGATAGACTTGGCTACATACTGCCTATTTTCCACCTTGCTGCACAAGAAATTACGAGCTTCGAACTGTGGACTTAATCTATCATACGTCATCAAAAATTCGTCGCTGCGAGCAAGCTGTGCCCTTTTTTCATTCAGGCGTGGATTTGTATCAAACTCAGATCTTCGTCCGTAAACAAGCACATAAAGTGGCTTTAGAGTGCGAGGAGAGTGGAAGCTACTTGGAACGGAAAACAAGCTATAGAAGAGAGATTCATGCTCTGGCTTCGCAAACCACGTTTTCCATTCAGTTAGTTGGTCTTGTGCCTGAGCAAATTTATCAGTGGGTTTTCCCTTCTTTGTGAACCACTGCTTCGAAGGAGCCTCAATTTCAATTAGAACTGGATAAATAGTCATGCTGTCACTGGCAATCCACATGAAGTCGGGTATTCGATTTGAAGAGCCCACAAGTCTTGGTTGAGTTATAACTGTTCCTGCGTACGGATAATGTCCCGACGTTCCAATTAGTCCAAATGGCCCAGGTAGCAAACAAGGATGTTTCTCGAAAAATCTCTGAAATACCTTTTCATTGTCCGCATCTTGCAAAAGGTATTTCTGGATTTCTTGTTTCAGAAAGTGCTCGTAACTACTCCAACTCATTTCCGGAGGTGCGATACTTGCAAGTTCAAAATTTTTGTGTTGCATTATTTATCTACTCTCCTTTACACCAACTTGACTTCACCGTTCAAGTTCTAACCCGTTCGATGTACAGGGTGTAAGTATCCTTCAAGGACCCCCTCAAATGAACAAACGGTAGTCGTAAGCCTGAGGTTGGAGTCCCTCCAGAAGCGAACCGATCTGTGCGATTTTCTTGGCAGATTGAATCGTTGCAGGCATCTTGTTATACATATCAACAGAGTTCCAGTCCATTTTGGACAGTCCTAAAAGTTCCCTCGTTATGGTACGCAAACTGGAATTACCCTGATGACGTGTCACCAACAGGGGGGCCGGAATCCGTCTTTTCCCCAAGTAGTACCGCCTCTGCGGATTCACACTCTCGGTGCTTCCATGGACCCAAACGAGAGCTTTGTTATCATCTATCACGATTGCCGTGCCACGCTTGACCGGATAACGATCTGGATGGATCTTTTCATGCTGCACACTGGACGCTATGAACCTCATACCACTGTCAATTACCACCTCAATCATGTCTATATTTTCAATGCCCTCGAGACCATCAAGTAAACCTTGTCTTTCTTCTCGTAAGAATGGTGTGTTTTTGTGAAAGACGACTCGGTTTGGCAACTGATGAAATGACTCAAAGAATAATTCCCGCACTATTTCGGCCGTGCGCCTTGCGTCATCATAGTTCATATGTGGGTTCTCTTGAATCATGATGGGGTTTTCAATTCTTCTGAGCTTATACTGCAGACCCAAACCGTTAGACCCGTATATGTGACTACATCCAAGAACGATCCTTCTTCGTTTATCCTGATGGTCAGCGTGCATGCTGTATCCGAGTCCAACAAAAGCGGTATTATGACTTATATTCTCCAGAGTCCACGGGGTTCTCATGGACTTTACG
Proteins encoded in this window:
- a CDS encoding TniQ family protein → MMRSFTVRPQPKTGESLTSFLSTVANRNSRQLKDILRMLEVTSDDLRRRDYYRLDFIPSRYVPLESLSELTGVSPVVLNALTFQPLIKKFFDYKEPESANVKLTLQRDIDVQHRRFCPACLKENGVYQLLWQTSTVRS
- a CDS encoding GNAT family N-acetyltransferase produces the protein MYQDFAIDMITKDDGPALQNLAQSVGWNFTTGHTNLFISPAGKMFGYRFEGNLVTSAGIYIYNSTLASLGVVIVHSDFQRKGLGKSIVKHCLIEAERVGAPVMLVATEQGFPLYESIGFQTIGNIHRFEVNKPLRHMKVNEFFEVNHVGADDLNELIALDETVFGANRSELYTVLFANIERGYLIRNAKNNVIGFGFGVRRNNVLVVGPIVADSQDVALALVENFVSGWSGSVRIDIPSQKEDFMKVLLTYGFEEKMISPVMILNAQELSGERDQLYGIVDPVFG
- a CDS encoding Shedu immune nuclease family protein, translating into MQHKNFELASIAPPEMSWSSYEHFLKQEIQKYLLQDADNEKVFQRFFEKHPCLLPGPFGLIGTSGHYPYAGTVITQPRLVGSSNRIPDFMWIASDSMTIYPVLIEIEAPSKQWFTKKGKPTDKFAQAQDQLTEWKTWFAKPEHESLFYSLFSVPSSFHSPRTLKPLYVLVYGRRSEFDTNPRLNEKRAQLARSDEFLMTYDRLSPQFEARNFLCSKVENRQYVAKSIPPTLELGPSLAPYHALIHSKEAAAERNRLLTKERKDFLKSRFAYWDNYAMQVSRGIANTGDRE